From Demequina capsici, one genomic window encodes:
- the adhE gene encoding bifunctional acetaldehyde-CoA/alcohol dehydrogenase has protein sequence MTTTAPDQKAAAPVAETVDVAAAIDELVAKAQVALQQYSTFTQADVDLLVKKASVAALNQHGELAVLAVQETGRGVFEDKAVKNIFACEHVTHSMGPMKTVGIINEDPIKGIIEIAEPVGVVAGVTPVTNPTSTAIFKSLIALKTRNPIIFAFHPSAQQSSVAAAKIVRDAAIAAGAPEYCIQWVETPSIEATGALMNHDGVALILATGGNAMVKAAYSCGKPALGVGAGNVPAYVHKSANLDRAINDLVISKAFDNGMVCASEQAVILDADIYDQSLALFDRLHAYKATAAEKAMLEEFIFGVQANGENCAGAKLNPNVVGKTPQWIAEQSGFSVPEETSIILAEVSTVGESEPLTREKLAPVLAVLKAETTEQGLDYAKRMVEFNGLGHSAAIHANDDELVKEFGKLCKASRIIVNSPSSHGGIGDIYNALMPSLTLGCGSYGRNSVSANVTAVNLINVKRIARRNNNMQWFKVPAKTYFEPNAIQYLHDMNGVNRVTIITDATMTQIGIVDKVLDMLQRRDNPVSVQIIDNVEPEPSVATVRKGAEVLRAFKPDTIIAVGGGSPMDAAKVMWLLYEHPEVDFSDLKEKFFDVRKRAFQFPKLGELAKLVCIPTTSGTGSEVTPFAVISDPENGRKYPLADYALTPTVAIVDPVLTKNLPARVAADSGLDALTHATEAYVSVYANDFTDGLCLQAIKMVFENLEKSVQEGGDAVKAREKMHNAATIAGMAFANAFLGLVHAMSHVTGSTFHVAHGRTNSIYLPHVIRYNGKVPTKPTSWPKAESYVAPQRYQEIAKHLGLPASTPEEGIESYANAVAELRAKCGVEGSFQEVGVDEAEFMASLDTLAMNAYADQCAPANPRLPILEDMKIMMEAAYYGTSFDEVVASRKAKAAQDKAPAAPAKKPVAKKSAK, from the coding sequence ATGACCACCACAGCCCCGGACCAGAAGGCCGCCGCTCCCGTCGCAGAGACGGTCGATGTCGCAGCCGCTATCGACGAGCTGGTCGCCAAGGCGCAGGTCGCGCTTCAGCAGTACAGCACCTTCACCCAGGCCGACGTCGACCTCCTGGTCAAGAAGGCGTCCGTCGCCGCACTGAACCAGCACGGCGAGCTCGCCGTCCTCGCGGTCCAGGAGACCGGCCGAGGCGTGTTCGAGGACAAGGCCGTCAAGAACATCTTCGCGTGCGAGCACGTGACCCACTCGATGGGCCCCATGAAGACCGTGGGCATCATCAACGAGGACCCCATCAAGGGCATCATCGAGATCGCCGAGCCCGTCGGCGTCGTCGCCGGAGTCACCCCGGTGACCAACCCCACCTCCACCGCGATCTTCAAGTCGCTCATCGCGCTGAAGACCCGCAACCCGATCATCTTCGCGTTCCACCCGAGCGCACAGCAGTCGTCGGTCGCCGCGGCCAAGATCGTGCGTGACGCCGCGATCGCCGCGGGCGCCCCTGAGTACTGCATCCAGTGGGTCGAGACGCCGTCCATCGAGGCCACCGGCGCGCTCATGAACCACGACGGCGTCGCCCTCATCCTCGCCACCGGCGGCAACGCCATGGTCAAGGCGGCCTACAGCTGCGGCAAGCCGGCGCTCGGCGTCGGAGCGGGCAACGTCCCCGCGTATGTGCACAAGTCGGCCAACCTGGACCGCGCCATCAACGACCTGGTCATCTCGAAGGCCTTTGACAACGGCATGGTGTGCGCCTCCGAGCAGGCCGTCATCCTCGACGCCGACATCTACGACCAGTCGCTGGCCCTCTTCGACCGCCTCCACGCCTACAAGGCCACGGCCGCAGAGAAGGCGATGCTCGAGGAGTTCATCTTCGGCGTCCAGGCGAACGGCGAGAACTGCGCAGGCGCCAAGCTCAACCCGAACGTCGTCGGCAAGACCCCGCAGTGGATCGCCGAGCAGTCGGGCTTCTCGGTCCCCGAGGAGACGTCGATCATCCTGGCCGAGGTGTCCACCGTCGGCGAGAGCGAGCCGCTGACCCGCGAGAAGCTCGCTCCGGTGCTGGCCGTCCTCAAGGCCGAGACCACCGAGCAGGGCCTCGACTACGCCAAGCGCATGGTCGAGTTCAACGGACTCGGGCACTCGGCCGCGATCCACGCGAACGACGACGAGCTGGTCAAGGAGTTCGGCAAGCTCTGCAAGGCGAGCCGCATCATCGTCAACTCGCCGTCCTCGCACGGTGGCATCGGCGACATCTACAACGCCCTGATGCCGTCGCTCACGCTCGGCTGCGGCTCCTACGGCCGGAACTCCGTGTCGGCCAACGTCACCGCGGTGAACCTGATCAACGTGAAGCGCATCGCCCGGAGGAACAACAACATGCAGTGGTTCAAGGTGCCGGCGAAGACGTACTTCGAGCCGAACGCGATCCAGTACCTGCACGACATGAACGGCGTGAACCGCGTCACCATCATCACCGACGCGACCATGACCCAGATCGGCATCGTCGACAAGGTCCTGGACATGCTGCAGCGCCGCGACAACCCCGTGTCGGTCCAGATCATCGACAACGTCGAGCCTGAGCCCTCCGTCGCGACGGTCCGCAAGGGTGCCGAGGTGCTCCGCGCCTTCAAGCCCGACACCATCATCGCCGTCGGCGGTGGCTCGCCGATGGACGCCGCCAAGGTCATGTGGCTGCTGTACGAGCACCCCGAGGTCGACTTCTCCGACCTGAAGGAGAAGTTCTTCGACGTCCGCAAGCGCGCCTTCCAGTTCCCGAAGCTGGGCGAGCTGGCCAAGCTGGTCTGCATCCCCACCACGTCGGGCACCGGCTCCGAGGTGACGCCGTTCGCGGTGATCTCCGACCCGGAGAACGGCCGCAAGTACCCGCTCGCCGACTACGCGCTCACGCCGACCGTCGCGATCGTGGACCCGGTCCTGACCAAGAACCTGCCCGCCCGCGTGGCCGCGGACTCCGGTCTCGACGCCCTGACGCACGCCACCGAGGCCTACGTCTCGGTGTACGCCAACGACTTCACCGACGGCCTCTGCCTGCAGGCCATCAAGATGGTCTTCGAGAACCTCGAGAAGTCGGTGCAGGAGGGCGGCGACGCCGTCAAGGCGCGCGAGAAGATGCACAACGCCGCGACGATCGCCGGTATGGCGTTCGCCAACGCCTTCCTCGGCCTGGTGCACGCCATGTCGCACGTGACCGGCTCGACCTTCCACGTGGCTCACGGCCGCACGAACTCGATCTACCTGCCCCACGTGATCCGCTACAACGGCAAGGTCCCGACCAAGCCGACCTCGTGGCCCAAGGCCGAGTCCTACGTGGCTCCGCAGCGCTACCAGGAGATCGCGAAGCACCTGGGTCTGCCGGCCTCCACGCCGGAGGAGGGCATCGAGTCCTACGCCAACGCGGTCGCCGAGCTGCGCGCCAAGTGCGGTGTCGAGGGATCGTTCCAGGAGGTCGGCGTCGACGAGGCCGAGTTCATGGCCTCGCTCGACACGCTCGCGATGAACGCCTACGCGGACCAGTGCGCGCCGGCCAACCCGCGCCTGCCGATCCTCGAGGACATGAAGATCATGATGGAGGCCGCGTACTACGGCACCTCCTTCGACGAGGTCGTCGCGTCCCGCAAGGCCAAGGCAGCGCAGGACAAGGCGCCCGCCGCGCCGGCCAAGAAGCCGGTGGCCAAGAAGTCCGCCAAGTAA